The DNA segment CGTGGATCGCGTGGTGCGCGTCTACGGCGCCCTCTACACCGACCTGGCCGTACCGCCGCCGGCGCCCGCCTTCGAGCTGGCGCTCAGCGTGACGGCGCCCCGGGTGACGCTGCCCGACACCGTCCGATGGCTGGCCGGCCCGTCCGGGGCCGAGCCCGGCCCGCGCGAGCCGGCGCTGGTCGGAGGGCCCATGCCGACCGGGGAGAACGCATCATGACGATCACGGGATCGCGCGACACCCTGTCCGCCCGCAACCGGGCCCGGCGGCGGGCGGCCGGCCGCCACGAGCCGCGTCGTGGCCACTCGCCGGCCGGGCGGCACTCCGCCGAGGTCGTGAAGCCGCTGACCCCGGCGGATCCGGAGACGCCCGCCGCTGTCGTCGCGCCTGCTGCCGCTGTCGAACCGGACCCGATTCAGGCGGTGGACGCCTCGTACCCGAAGAGGAGGCGGCGCGCCCGTCCCGGCTTCCTCGCGGGAGCCGTCGTCCGCTGCTGCCTCTACGTCGGCCCGCTGAGCGTCGCGATCGCCGCCACCGGATCGCTGAACCGGGTCGCGTGGCCGGTCACCGCCGTGATGCTGGTGCTCGGATGGGGTGCCGCCCAGGCGCTGACCAGCATGGGCGTCGTCGTGGCGGGACGCAGCGGGCAGGCCGCCGCGGCACGGTTCGTCGGCGCCGGGTTCGCCTCGGTGACAGCGCTCTGGTGCGCGCTCGTCTGGATCGCCCCGGACCGCGCGCTCGGGCCGTCCCGCGCGCTCGCCGCCGTCGTCGGCGTCTGCGGGCTGCTCGCCCTGGGCAGCGTCACGGTCGCACTGGTGACCCGGTCCGAGGGCGCCGTCGCCGCCTGGTTCCTGCCCTGCTGGCTGCTCGCCGCGGTACCGGTGGCCGCCGCTCTCGGGGCCGGGTGGGCCACCGTCCAGGTCGAGGTGATGCTGCCCGGCGCCATCGTCGCGGTGGCGGTGCGCGCCTTCCGGCCCGCGGTGCTGTCCCGTCCCGGCCGAAGCCGGCTCACCGGCGCCGACCGCCGGCGCGGACTCTCCTACCTGGTCATCGGGGCCTCGCAGGCGGTCTGCGTGACACTGCTCTGGCAGGCCGACACACCGTTCCCGGCGGCGTTGCCACTGCTCATCGCCGTACCGATGCTCGAGGGCCTGATCGGCTGGCACACCGCGCGTCTCGACAACGGCCTGGACTCCGCGGAGACCTCCGCCGACTTCGGCCGGCACGTCCGCAACGTCACCGCGATCACGCTGGCCGGCCTGCTGCCACCGCTCGCGGCCGGCTGCGGGCTCGCGGTGGCCGCCTACCAGCTCCCCGGCCCGCTTCTCCCCGGCTCCCGCGACGGCGTCCTCGCCCTCGCCGCCGGAACCCTGCTCGGCGGGGTGTTCGCCGTGACGTTCCTGCTGGCGGCCCGGTTCCGTACCGGCATCGCCGCCACGCTCGCCGCCGTGCCCCCGCTGGCCGCGGCCGTCATCGCGCTCTTCCCCTCGCCGTCCGGACCACTGCCGGCTTCGGTCGCCGTGCTCGCCGCGGCACACCTGGCCGGCCTGCTCATCGTCGCCCTGACCGCTGTCGATCTACGGAGGACGCCGTGAAGACACTGTTCCCCTCGTACGCCCACCCGTCGCCCGAACTGGAGCTGGACGCCGACACCTGGATCGTCCGCGAACAGCCCGGCGACCGCCGGACCCTGCACCAGTCGCTGGGCCGCATCGATCTCGACTGGGGAAGCCGCTCGCTCGCCGACGTGCTCGCCGACGTGGACGCCTGGCGCGCCGACGGCGTGGAGGGGTTGTTCCTGGACCGGGCCCCGGCCGGTTCCGGTGGGGTGGGTCCGGTCGCGCTGACGGTCCGGTTGGCGGCGCGGCGCGGTCTGCATCGGGTGGTGCTGAATCCGGGAGTTCCGACTCATCCCCTTTATCGTGATTTAGGGGTGCGAATCTGTTCGTTCGAAGGCCCGTGGGAGGCCTACCAGAACTGGGACGGCGATGGCGTGCGCCCCGGTGACGGCCACATCGTCCACGGTGTGCCCCCGGAGCTGCTGACCGCCGCCCGCCGCCTGATGGGCCGCCGTGGCGCCGGCTTCGGCCTCGCGACCGATCTGACCCCTCACCGCCCGGTCGCGACTTCCGGCCGAGGAGCCCACGCGGTCGATTGACCCTTCCTTGTACGGGGATGACGCCCGCCCCCGCCGGACCCCGCCGTCGCGCCTCCATCGACACCTGACGGCCCGTTCCCCCGGCGCCGCCCGCCGCCGGCCCCGGCGTCCCGTCACCCCCGGCCGGTCCACGCCCCGGGTGAGGGTGCACCGGGGCCGGCGGCGGCGTGCGCCGGGGGAACGTGGCCGCAGGTGTGGTGCGCCACGGGACGGCGTTCGATGCGGTCGGGGGCTGCCGCTGTCCCCGTACGAGGAGATGTCTGGTTCTAAGAACGCGGTCTCGGCTGGCAGCGCGGGCAGCTGAAGGAGGAGCGGTTCATGAAGTGCTCGCGGCGGATCGGGGTGCCGCAGCGGGAGCAGGGCTCGTTCTCCCGGCCGTAGGCGTTCAGGGCGCGGTCGAAGTAGCCGCTCTCGCCGTTCACGTCGACGTAGAGCTCGTCGAAGCTCGTGCCGCCCGCGACGATCGCCTCGCCGAGGACGTCGCGGACATGAGCCAGCAAGCCCTTGACCGCGGGGCGGGTCAGCTTGTCGGTGGGGCGGGCGCCGTGCAGCTTCGCCCTCCACAGTGCCTCGTCGGCGTAGATGTTGCCGATCCCGGAGATCAGGGACTGATCGAGCAGGGCTCGCTTGATCTCCGTGTGCCGGCCACGGAGCCGGGCCGCGAAGGCCTCGTCGTCGAAGAGCGGGTCCATCGGGTCGCGGGCGATGTGCGAGATCTCGTCCGGCAGCTCGGCGCCGCCCTCGGAGACCGACAGGCCGCCGAACGTGCGCTGGTCGACGAAGCGCAACTCGGGGCCGCCGTCGGTGAACGTGAACCGGATGCGCAGGTGCTTCTCGTCGGGCGCCCCGGTGGGCTGCATGAGCAGCTGGCCGCTCATACCGAGGTGACCGATGATCGCGTCGCCGGAGTCGAGCGGGAACCAGAGGTACTTGCCGCGGCGGGAGATGTCCAGGACGGTGCGGCCGGCCAGGACCGCGGAGAAGTGGGCGTCGCCGGGCAGGTGACGGCGGATCGCCCGGGGGTGGTGGACCTCGGCGGTCGCGATGGTGCGGCCGGCGACCCACTTCGCCAGGCCCATGCGGACGGTCTCCACCTCGGGAAGCTCAGGCACACCAGAATCCTTTACAGCGTGTACGGCCAGACGGTGACCAGGTAGGCGCCGTACCAGAGACCGAAGGCCGCCCACGCCACGATCGACAGGATCGCGACCCGGGGCCGGGCCTTGGACGCCGCCACGACGGCCGGAAGCAGCGTCAACAGTACGGGCAGCAGCAGCCGTGGCTTGGAGTGGTAGAAACCGGCCTGGCCGTACACCAGGATCATCGCGACCACCCCGTAGACGGCGAGCGGCAGCCACGGCTTCTGCGTCAGGGCCACACCCGCCGCGGCGAGGGCGACCAGCAGCATCAGGGCGATGCTGATCGAGACCCAGCCGTCACCCGTACGCAGCGTGGTGTTGAGGAACTTGATCGTGCTCGACCCGTAGTCGAACGTGGTGCCCCAGCCCGCAGTCTGGATCTTGAACCAGGCGTCCAGGTCACCGACCCGCCAGGCCACCCAGCCGATGTAGAGCGGCACGCCGGCCAGGGCCGCGGCCGCCGCGGTGATCGGCTGCCAGGCGATCCGGTTCTCGGACTTCCAGATCTCCCGGACCGCGATCAGCGCCGCCACCCCGAGACCGAGGGCGGCGGCCGCGCCGGTCGGCCGGCTCAGCGCGGTGAGCAGGCCGAGCAGTCCCGCCGCCCACCAGGCACGGCGGTGCGCGGCCACGAACATGCCGGCCACCAGGGCCAGGAAGATGCTCTCCGAGTACGCCATGGAGAGCACCACCGACGCCGGCGCCGAACAGCAGATCGCCACCAGCGCCCAGCCGGCCCGCTTGCTGTAGAGACTCGTGCCGAGCAGGTGCAGCGCGACGGCCGCGCCGATCGAAGCGATCCAGGAGATCAGAACCGCGGCCGTCGACGGGGTGAAGCCGATCGCGGCGGCGAACCGGATGAGCATCGGGTAGACCGGGAAGAACGCCAGCTCGTTGCCCTGGAGCACGCCGTTCTCGTACGTGTACCCGTGTGGATAGCCGTCCATCGCGACCCGGAGGAACCAGCCGGCGTCCCAGACGAGCAGCCGGTCCCAGACGCTGCGCGGCTCGGAGGTCGCGCCACCGAGCCACCAGATCATGAGCAATTGGCCCACTCGGGTGAGCGCCAGGATGCCTACCGCAGTCCCGACGCCCTGCCATCCGCCCGCTTTGTCCCAGATTTTCGCGGGCGCGGTTGTCGTCTCGGTCACCGTCACGCCGGGATCATGGCATGTCCGGGACCGATTCCTCAGCCTCGGCGCGGTCGGTCAGGGTCCGCCACGCCGCCGCCGCGGCCCGCTGCTCGGCCTGTTTCTTGCTGCGGCCCTCGGAACCGCCGTACCGCTCGCCGGCCACGACCACCCACGCCGTGAACGTCTTCGCGTGGTCCGGGCCGGAATCCTCGATCTCATAGTCCGGCACGCCCAGGCCGAGCGCCGCGGTCAGCTCCTGGAGGCTGGTCTTCCAGTCCAGCGCCGCGCCCCGGCTCGCCGACTCGATCATCAGCGGGTCGAAGAGCCGGTGGATCACCTCGCCCGCCACCTCCAGGCCGTGCTCCAGGTAGATCGCGCCGAGCAGCGCCTCCAGGGTGTCGGCGAGGATGCTCGCCTTGTCCCGGCCACCGGTCGTCTCCTCGCCCTTGCCGAGCAGCAGGTGCGGGCCGAGACCCAGCGGGCCCAGGCCGCGCGCCACGTCGGCGAGCGCGTGCATGTTGACGACGCTGGCCCGGAGCTTGGCGAGCTGGCCCTCCGGCAGGTCCGGGTGGTTGTGGAAGAGCGCCGACGTGATCACGACGCCGAGCACCGAGTCGCCGAGGAACTCCAGCCGCTCGTTGGTGGGCAGGCCGCCGTTCTCGTACGCGTACGAGCGGTGGGTCAGCGCGCGCTCGAGCAGCTCCGGCTTGAAAGGGATGCCGAACGCCTCCTCCAGCGGCTCGGTGGACGGACGGCGACGCTTGTCAATCATGCGATACCTCGCTGTATCTGAGCAGATCGGCGATGGCCGCGACCGAGGCGCGGCGATGCAGGTCGGCCGCGAAGGCGATGCCCGCGGCGAGATCGGAACCGGTGGCAGCGCCGTGGCAGACCACGACCGTTCCGCCGACCCCGAGCAGGACGGCGGCACGTGGGGGGAGGTTTTCCTGGTCGAACGGCTCGGCGACGGCATATGCCGTCTCCAGCGCCTTGAGCAGGACGTTTCCGGTGAATCCGTCGGTGACCACCACGTCGGCGGCAGTGCCGAGGACGACGTCGTTGCCCTCGACCAGACCGGCGTAGCGCGCCCCGGCCGGCAGTCTCTGACCGGTGAGCAGCGGCGGGAGGTTGCGGC comes from the Actinoplanes sp. OR16 genome and includes:
- a CDS encoding spherulation-specific family 4 protein, giving the protein MKTLFPSYAHPSPELELDADTWIVREQPGDRRTLHQSLGRIDLDWGSRSLADVLADVDAWRADGVEGLFLDRAPAGSGGVGPVALTVRLAARRGLHRVVLNPGVPTHPLYRDLGVRICSFEGPWEAYQNWDGDGVRPGDGHIVHGVPPELLTAARRLMGRRGAGFGLATDLTPHRPVATSGRGAHAVD
- the mutM gene encoding bifunctional DNA-formamidopyrimidine glycosylase/DNA-(apurinic or apyrimidinic site) lyase; its protein translation is MPELPEVETVRMGLAKWVAGRTIATAEVHHPRAIRRHLPGDAHFSAVLAGRTVLDISRRGKYLWFPLDSGDAIIGHLGMSGQLLMQPTGAPDEKHLRIRFTFTDGGPELRFVDQRTFGGLSVSEGGAELPDEISHIARDPMDPLFDDEAFAARLRGRHTEIKRALLDQSLISGIGNIYADEALWRAKLHGARPTDKLTRPAVKGLLAHVRDVLGEAIVAGGTSFDELYVDVNGESGYFDRALNAYGRENEPCSRCGTPIRREHFMNRSSFSCPRCQPRPRS
- a CDS encoding mannosyltransferase family protein; its protein translation is MTVTETTTAPAKIWDKAGGWQGVGTAVGILALTRVGQLLMIWWLGGATSEPRSVWDRLLVWDAGWFLRVAMDGYPHGYTYENGVLQGNELAFFPVYPMLIRFAAAIGFTPSTAAVLISWIASIGAAVALHLLGTSLYSKRAGWALVAICCSAPASVVLSMAYSESIFLALVAGMFVAAHRRAWWAAGLLGLLTALSRPTGAAAALGLGVAALIAVREIWKSENRIAWQPITAAAAALAGVPLYIGWVAWRVGDLDAWFKIQTAGWGTTFDYGSSTIKFLNTTLRTGDGWVSISIALMLLVALAAAGVALTQKPWLPLAVYGVVAMILVYGQAGFYHSKPRLLLPVLLTLLPAVVAASKARPRVAILSIVAWAAFGLWYGAYLVTVWPYTL
- the rnc gene encoding ribonuclease III, with amino-acid sequence MIDKRRRPSTEPLEEAFGIPFKPELLERALTHRSYAYENGGLPTNERLEFLGDSVLGVVITSALFHNHPDLPEGQLAKLRASVVNMHALADVARGLGPLGLGPHLLLGKGEETTGGRDKASILADTLEALLGAIYLEHGLEVAGEVIHRLFDPLMIESASRGAALDWKTSLQELTAALGLGVPDYEIEDSGPDHAKTFTAWVVVAGERYGGSEGRSKKQAEQRAAAAAWRTLTDRAEAEESVPDMP